A region of Phycisphaerae bacterium DNA encodes the following proteins:
- the infA gene encoding translation initiation factor IF-1 — translation MAKQDAVRVEGVVKDALPNAMFKVEINIGEKKHEVLAHVSGKMRMHFIRILPGDRVVVEISPYDLTRGRIVTRG, via the coding sequence ATGGCCAAACAGGACGCCGTCAGAGTCGAAGGTGTGGTCAAGGATGCTCTGCCGAACGCGATGTTCAAGGTGGAGATCAACATAGGCGAGAAGAAGCACGAGGTTCTGGCCCACGTCAGCGGCAAGATGCGGATGCACTTCATCCGGATTTTGCCCGGTGACCGGGTCGTTGTCGAGATTTCGCCGTATGATCTGACCCGAGGTCGGATCGTCACACGCGGATAG
- the map gene encoding type I methionyl aminopeptidase: MAIKLKSDIQIERMRRAGHIVHEVLEHLRTLVKPGVSTGALEEQADAMIRKLGAQALFRGVPNPRAGYPFPACICASIDGEVVHGIPSEKRVLEEGQIISIDCGVRYQGYCGDAATTCPVGRVSEKVQRLMDVTVEALALAIETIVPGGKWSQVAAKMQTHVEKAGFAVVTDFVGHGIGTEMHEDPKIPNFVSSDLLRNDIILEPGMVLAIEPMVNMGSADVRYASDGWTVVTRDGKPSAHFEHTVAITRDGASVLTDGQPGRKP; this comes from the coding sequence ATGGCGATCAAACTCAAGAGCGACATCCAGATTGAGAGGATGCGCCGGGCCGGACACATAGTGCACGAGGTGTTGGAGCATCTGCGGACGCTGGTCAAGCCGGGCGTTTCGACGGGAGCGCTGGAGGAGCAGGCCGACGCGATGATCCGGAAGCTCGGGGCGCAGGCCCTCTTTCGAGGGGTGCCGAACCCGCGGGCCGGGTATCCGTTTCCGGCGTGCATCTGTGCGAGCATCGACGGCGAGGTGGTGCACGGCATTCCGAGCGAGAAACGGGTGCTCGAAGAAGGACAGATCATCAGCATCGACTGCGGAGTTCGCTATCAGGGCTACTGCGGCGACGCCGCGACCACCTGTCCGGTAGGGCGGGTGAGTGAGAAGGTGCAGCGGCTGATGGACGTGACGGTCGAGGCCTTGGCGCTGGCGATCGAGACGATCGTGCCGGGCGGAAAGTGGAGTCAGGTGGCCGCGAAGATGCAGACGCACGTGGAGAAGGCCGGTTTCGCGGTGGTGACCGACTTTGTCGGGCACGGGATCGGGACGGAAATGCACGAGGACCCGAAGATACCGAACTTTGTATCCTCGGACTTGTTAAGGAATGATATAATTCTTGAACCGGGAATGGTCTTGGCGATCGAGCCGATGGTCAACATGGGGTCCGCCGACGTGCGATATGCCTCGGACGGCTGGACCGTCGTCACTCGCGACGGGAAGCCTTCGGCGCATTTCGAGCATACGGTGGCGATCACCCGGGACGGGGCTTCCGTCTTGACCGACGGACAACCGGGCCGCAAGCCCTAG